One window of the Archangium primigenium genome contains the following:
- a CDS encoding fatty acid desaturase family protein has product MTAFSAEELDEHLARTAGRLTRELHQARPVLYWTDLLLSVAVGYTGMFLALSPLALGVRLGAGVVGVLGLYRGVSFIHELTHLKANAVPGFWWAWNALIGVPLLLPSFLYEGVHNLHHVPSRYGTARDPEYLPLAHMRPGFLLAFLVVSALAPLLLVVRFALLGPVSWFWPGLRRGVVERASSMIIETRFRRPLPEGPRAREWWGLELACSLWAWTVVVLVLTGHVPLATVGGVLGMASAVALLNQVRTLVAHLWENDGAPMSMTAQFLDSVNVPPPGWTAALWAPVGLRYHALHHLLPGLPYHALGEAHRRLATLMPPPAPYPRASHAGLWRLVRRLFAQAARHRGGSGPGGVLPKAPDAQAPSGQGDAPGAAFPHGGIHGGVQE; this is encoded by the coding sequence ATGACCGCCTTCTCCGCCGAAGAACTCGATGAACATCTCGCGCGAACGGCTGGCCGACTGACGCGGGAGCTGCACCAGGCGCGCCCGGTCCTCTACTGGACGGATCTGCTGCTGTCCGTGGCCGTGGGCTACACCGGCATGTTCCTGGCGCTGAGCCCCCTGGCGCTCGGCGTGCGGCTGGGCGCGGGCGTGGTGGGCGTGCTCGGCCTGTACCGTGGGGTCAGCTTCATCCACGAGCTCACCCACCTCAAGGCCAACGCCGTGCCGGGGTTCTGGTGGGCATGGAACGCGCTCATCGGCGTGCCGCTCCTGCTGCCCTCGTTCTTGTACGAGGGCGTGCACAACCTCCACCACGTGCCCTCGCGCTACGGCACCGCGCGGGATCCCGAGTACCTGCCGCTCGCCCACATGCGGCCCGGCTTCCTGCTCGCCTTCCTCGTCGTGTCGGCGCTCGCGCCGCTGTTGCTGGTCGTGCGCTTCGCCCTGCTCGGGCCCGTGTCGTGGTTCTGGCCGGGCCTGCGACGCGGGGTGGTGGAGCGCGCCTCGTCGATGATCATCGAGACGCGTTTTCGCCGCCCGCTCCCCGAGGGGCCCCGCGCGCGCGAGTGGTGGGGGCTGGAGCTGGCCTGCTCGCTCTGGGCCTGGACGGTGGTCGTGCTCGTGCTCACCGGACACGTGCCGCTCGCGACGGTGGGCGGGGTGCTGGGCATGGCCAGCGCGGTGGCCCTGCTCAACCAGGTGCGCACGCTCGTGGCCCACCTGTGGGAGAACGACGGCGCGCCCATGAGCATGACGGCGCAGTTCCTGGACTCGGTGAACGTGCCCCCACCGGGCTGGACGGCGGCGCTCTGGGCGCCGGTGGGGCTGCGCTACCACGCCCTGCACCACCTGTTGCCGGGGCTGCCCTACCACGCGCTGGGGGAGGCTCATCGGCGCCTCGCGACGCTCATGCCCCCGCCGGCGCCCTATCCCCGCGCGAGTCACGCGGGGCTGTGGCGCCTCGTGCGTCGGCTCTTCGCCCAGGCGGCGCGCCACCGCGGGGGCTCGGGGCCGGGGGGCGTGCTACCGAAGGCGCCAGACGCCCAGGCTCCGAGCGGGCAGGGTGACGCGCCAGGCGCCGCCTTCCCGCACGGGGGCATTCACGGCGGCGTCCAGGAATAG
- a CDS encoding alpha-amylase family glycosyl hydrolase yields the protein MPRFSPSRLLPLVALTSCVTGPSTPTDSPPAPRVELAAPAGDLWYQHAVFYEVFVRSFQDSNGDGKGDLAGLISRLDYLNDGDPSTTSDLGVDALWLMPVFESPSYHGYDTTNYERINPDYGTNADFERLCAEAHRRGMRVIVDLVINHTSTQHPWFQEAAASPDSPRRDWYLWSATDPGWKQPWDVFAQGSTWHALQGAYYYGVFWGGMPDLNMRTPAVREEAKRLATFWLDKGVDGFRLDAVRYLIETGGGLTGQADTAESHAFWKEFAAHVRSVKPDAALVGEAWTTTPLIAPYYGSTAQVPQGDELPLNFNFPLAEEIIKAARTSSGAGIALKLAEMRTRYPVGVADAPFLTNHDHVRVATQLNGSTSQLTTAASLLLTLPGAPFLYYGEELGLLNGTTSNDEAKRTPMPWDASPGGGFTKGTPWFGFAPGQRTTHVAAQTAAPGSLLSRYRALIHARHATPALARGGLVLLTSTQTRDATLAFLRTHEGERVLVVHNLGDASASAGPFELEGDSAEPLFLDAAVNAPVREGGAWRVTLPARSLGVWRLR from the coding sequence ATGCCGCGCTTCTCCCCCTCGCGCCTCCTGCCCCTGGTCGCCTTGACGTCGTGCGTCACCGGCCCCTCGACCCCCACCGACAGCCCGCCCGCGCCCCGAGTGGAACTCGCCGCACCCGCGGGCGACCTCTGGTACCAGCACGCCGTCTTCTACGAGGTCTTCGTGCGCAGCTTCCAGGACTCCAACGGGGACGGGAAGGGCGACCTGGCGGGCCTCATCTCGCGCCTGGATTACCTCAATGACGGGGATCCGAGCACCACGTCCGACCTGGGCGTGGACGCCCTGTGGCTCATGCCCGTGTTCGAGTCGCCGAGCTACCACGGCTACGACACGACGAACTACGAGCGCATCAACCCGGATTACGGCACCAACGCGGACTTCGAGCGGCTGTGCGCCGAGGCCCACCGCCGGGGCATGCGTGTCATCGTGGACCTGGTCATCAACCACACGAGCACCCAGCACCCGTGGTTCCAGGAGGCCGCCGCCTCGCCCGACTCCCCCCGGCGGGACTGGTACCTGTGGAGCGCGACGGACCCGGGTTGGAAGCAGCCCTGGGACGTGTTCGCGCAGGGCTCGACGTGGCACGCACTCCAGGGCGCGTACTACTACGGCGTCTTCTGGGGCGGCATGCCGGACCTCAACATGCGCACCCCCGCGGTGAGAGAGGAGGCCAAACGCCTGGCCACCTTCTGGCTCGACAAGGGGGTGGACGGCTTCCGGCTGGACGCCGTGCGCTACCTCATCGAGACGGGCGGCGGCCTCACCGGCCAGGCCGACACGGCCGAGTCCCACGCCTTCTGGAAGGAGTTCGCCGCGCACGTGCGCAGCGTGAAGCCGGACGCCGCCCTGGTGGGCGAGGCCTGGACGACCACGCCCCTCATCGCTCCGTATTACGGCTCCACGGCCCAGGTGCCCCAGGGCGACGAGCTGCCGCTCAACTTCAACTTCCCGCTCGCCGAGGAGATCATCAAGGCGGCGCGCACGAGCAGCGGCGCCGGCATCGCCCTGAAGCTCGCGGAGATGCGCACGCGCTACCCCGTGGGGGTCGCCGACGCGCCCTTCCTCACCAACCACGACCATGTGCGCGTGGCCACGCAGCTCAACGGCTCGACGAGCCAGCTCACCACCGCGGCGTCGCTGCTGCTCACCCTGCCCGGCGCGCCCTTCCTCTACTACGGCGAGGAGCTGGGCCTGCTCAATGGCACCACGTCGAACGACGAGGCCAAGCGCACGCCCATGCCCTGGGACGCGAGCCCCGGAGGCGGCTTCACCAAGGGCACGCCCTGGTTCGGCTTCGCGCCGGGCCAGCGGACCACCCACGTGGCCGCGCAGACGGCGGCGCCCGGCTCGCTGCTCTCGCGCTACCGCGCGCTCATCCACGCCCGCCACGCCACGCCCGCCCTGGCGCGCGGCGGCCTCGTGCTGCTCACCTCCACCCAGACGCGCGACGCGACGCTGGCCTTCCTGCGCACCCACGAGGGCGAGCGCGTGCTCGTGGTGCACAACCTGGGGGACGCCAGCGCGAGCGCGGGGCCCTTCGAGCTGGAGGGCGACAGCGCCGAGCCGCTATTCCTGGACGCCGCCGTGAATGCCCCCGTGCGGGAAGGCGGCGCCTGGCGCGTCACCCTGCCCGCTCGGAGCCTGGGCGTCTGGCGCCTTCGGTAG
- a CDS encoding glucodextranase DOMON-like domain-containing protein, producing MKTSRLALFTLAAALLGAPALAANKVSFKDPSGDDKGPGKYTYPTDPVYKRGSFDLTDFSLEKKGDKGELTIGLNTSLENPWKMGAGFSVQMIFVFIDTDGKEGSGSTDGLPGLNVKFAPAHAWDKAIIISPQDASRVKAEVGNKASAQKDNIIVPSRVKGSGRKITASFDASGLQGEPSQWRYQVVVQSSEGFPSGNDLLTRKVNEYEGQHRFGGGTDGDCDPHVMDVLAGAGKGDASEAQAQYDMLAYECAEDGTAKKAATLTMVGEAAPAEKK from the coding sequence ATGAAGACCTCACGTCTCGCGCTGTTCACGCTCGCCGCCGCGCTGCTGGGCGCCCCCGCCCTGGCCGCCAACAAGGTGTCCTTCAAGGACCCCTCCGGGGATGACAAGGGCCCGGGCAAGTACACGTACCCCACCGACCCCGTCTACAAGCGCGGCTCGTTCGACCTGACCGACTTCTCCCTGGAGAAGAAGGGCGACAAGGGCGAGCTCACCATCGGGCTGAACACGAGCCTGGAGAACCCCTGGAAGATGGGCGCGGGCTTCTCCGTGCAGATGATCTTCGTCTTCATCGACACGGACGGGAAGGAAGGCAGCGGCTCCACTGACGGCCTGCCCGGCCTGAACGTGAAGTTCGCGCCCGCGCACGCCTGGGACAAGGCCATCATCATCTCGCCCCAGGACGCCTCGCGCGTGAAGGCCGAGGTGGGCAACAAGGCCAGCGCCCAGAAGGACAACATCATCGTCCCCTCGCGCGTGAAGGGCTCGGGCCGCAAGATCACCGCCTCCTTCGACGCCTCGGGCCTGCAGGGCGAGCCCTCGCAGTGGCGCTACCAGGTGGTCGTGCAGTCCAGCGAGGGCTTCCCCTCCGGCAATGATCTGCTCACGCGCAAGGTCAACGAGTACGAGGGCCAGCACCGCTTTGGCGGCGGCACGGACGGCGACTGCGATCCGCACGTGATGGACGTGCTCGCGGGCGCCGGCAAGGGCGACGCGTCCGAGGCCCAGGCCCAGTACGACATGCTCGCCTACGAGTGCGCCGAGGATGGCACGGCCAAGAAGGCGGCCACGCTCACCATGGTGGGCGAGGCGGCTCCGGCGGAGAAGAAGTAG
- a CDS encoding sugar ABC transporter permease, producing the protein MSNVVPQPPSGEPGNPAALLTDTGMSALPPPPTEKRPLYRGRVLVGLALALGVSLLLAQGLLASALESVSVERSDRLTFVSLRALEDVVQRAGGTGDAVRAVVGSWKAQMPEGSAARVIAFSGIKLEASTFPEDVGERAAPRRLSREEKPLYDRGQRLRASVDTNREEGSARKLEVEAEALPAGGRLLSAPVEVEGAVVGMVEMATAPLAAPLAPSLGSLLLWWLLPLAVCAGAAFAVRRQGVLVAVSVVALLVGLGGYASYSLGTLGAEVRGTQSLVAERLRTMAERARAVMAEHQLATEPALRPGDWDSDAYRRPLGLVTPEGQVNDAVVSSRLLELRSGVGQAMGALGAVSLALLLFIGLGGVHRTVATIRENSTAYVYIAPAMVGMLVLVFFPFFYGIALSFTDSTLYNVGQPLSNLWVGVRNYVEILGDFNIARRAQDGSLVFNYLNFYYTLFFTVVWTVTNVALGVTLGLVLALILNVDKLAMRPVYRVLLILPWAMPNYITALIWKGLFHQQFGVVNHIIRMFGGQGLSWYDTPFTAFITVLTTNGWLSFPFMMVVSLGALQSIPLELYEAARVDGASRWQQFKAITLPSLKPALVPAIILSVVWTFNQFNVIFLVTEGEPSNSTEILITQAYRYAFQRYRYGYAAAYSTVIFGILLLYSMVQNRVSRATEAA; encoded by the coding sequence GTGAGCAACGTCGTCCCCCAGCCCCCGAGCGGTGAACCCGGCAACCCGGCCGCCCTGCTCACCGACACTGGGATGTCGGCCCTTCCTCCGCCACCCACGGAGAAGCGCCCGCTGTACCGTGGCCGGGTCCTCGTGGGACTCGCCCTCGCGCTGGGGGTGTCGTTGCTGCTCGCCCAGGGGCTGCTCGCCAGCGCCCTGGAGAGCGTGTCCGTGGAGCGCTCGGACCGGCTGACCTTCGTGTCCCTGCGCGCGCTGGAGGACGTGGTCCAGCGCGCCGGGGGCACGGGGGATGCGGTGCGCGCCGTGGTGGGCTCGTGGAAGGCGCAGATGCCCGAGGGCAGCGCCGCGCGCGTCATCGCCTTCTCGGGCATCAAGCTGGAGGCGTCCACCTTCCCCGAGGACGTGGGGGAGCGCGCCGCGCCGCGCCGCCTGTCGCGCGAGGAGAAGCCCCTCTATGACCGGGGCCAGCGGCTGCGCGCCTCGGTGGACACCAACCGCGAGGAGGGCTCGGCGCGCAAGCTGGAGGTGGAGGCCGAGGCGCTGCCCGCGGGCGGACGTCTGTTGAGCGCGCCCGTGGAGGTGGAGGGCGCGGTGGTGGGCATGGTGGAGATGGCCACGGCGCCGCTCGCCGCGCCGCTGGCGCCCTCGCTCGGCTCGCTCCTGCTCTGGTGGCTCCTGCCGCTGGCGGTGTGCGCCGGGGCGGCCTTCGCGGTGCGCCGCCAGGGCGTGCTCGTCGCCGTGTCGGTGGTGGCGCTGCTCGTGGGCCTGGGGGGCTATGCCTCCTACTCGCTGGGCACGCTGGGCGCCGAGGTGCGCGGCACGCAATCGCTCGTGGCGGAGCGGCTGCGCACCATGGCCGAGCGGGCGCGGGCGGTGATGGCCGAGCACCAGCTCGCCACCGAGCCCGCGCTGCGGCCCGGGGACTGGGACTCGGACGCCTACCGCCGTCCGCTGGGCCTGGTGACGCCCGAGGGCCAGGTGAACGACGCGGTGGTGTCCTCGCGTCTGTTGGAGCTGCGCTCGGGCGTGGGTCAGGCCATGGGCGCGCTGGGCGCGGTGTCGCTCGCGCTGCTGCTCTTCATCGGACTCGGGGGCGTGCACCGCACGGTGGCCACCATCCGCGAGAACAGCACCGCCTACGTCTACATCGCGCCGGCGATGGTGGGCATGCTGGTGCTCGTCTTCTTCCCGTTCTTCTACGGCATCGCGCTGTCGTTCACCGACTCCACGCTCTACAACGTGGGCCAGCCGCTCTCGAATCTCTGGGTGGGCGTGCGCAACTACGTGGAGATCCTGGGCGACTTCAACATCGCCCGGCGGGCGCAGGACGGCTCGCTCGTCTTCAACTACCTCAACTTCTATTACACGCTCTTCTTCACGGTGGTGTGGACGGTCACCAACGTGGCGCTCGGCGTGACGCTGGGCCTGGTCCTCGCGCTCATCCTCAACGTGGACAAGCTGGCGATGCGGCCGGTGTACCGGGTGCTGCTCATCCTGCCGTGGGCCATGCCCAACTACATCACCGCGCTCATCTGGAAGGGCCTGTTCCACCAGCAGTTCGGCGTGGTCAACCACATCATCCGCATGTTCGGCGGCCAGGGCCTGTCCTGGTACGACACGCCCTTCACCGCCTTCATCACGGTGCTCACCACCAACGGCTGGTTGAGCTTCCCGTTCATGATGGTGGTGTCGCTCGGCGCGCTGCAGTCCATCCCGCTGGAGCTCTACGAGGCGGCGCGCGTGGACGGCGCCTCACGCTGGCAGCAGTTCAAGGCCATCACCCTGCCGTCGCTCAAGCCCGCGCTGGTGCCGGCCATCATCCTGTCGGTGGTGTGGACCTTCAACCAGTTCAACGTCATCTTCCTGGTGACGGAGGGTGAGCCGAGCAACTCGACGGAGATCCTCATCACCCAGGCGTACCGCTACGCCTTCCAGCGCTACCGCTACGGCTACGCGGCGGCGTACTCCACCGTCATCTTCGGCATCCTCTTGCTCTACAGCATGGTCCAGAACCGGGTCTCGCGCGCCACGGAGGCCGCCTGA
- a CDS encoding glucodextranase DOMON-like domain-containing protein, which yields MSARLPPLLLLAVLACACRGTRASTPLFVLEDPRGDDHGDGQLSYPLREDMPRGSLDLLSLRVWPEQGGTRFEATFARPIVAPWRRTVDAAGTTLADQARLGFYTFNLDVYVDQDRREGSGSTDTLPGRQLVLAPDSAWEKALILTPRPYEARDMLRKLWREAALVEAQRTQGSLGEAAVKAVEAEVEQRLDTRVFFPTRVRVAGATVSFVVPEAFLGGPARASWGYAVAVTGATLNQRVALPAFLGGVTTPAERGVAVMGIAPGVSQERFGGGRVGGGAQSPVVDLVVPEGVRQEDVLGPALPPWPAVVPIPERSEPESPHEKP from the coding sequence ATGTCCGCCCGTCTCCCGCCGTTGCTCCTGCTCGCCGTCCTGGCGTGTGCCTGCCGAGGCACCCGCGCGAGCACGCCTCTCTTCGTCCTCGAAGACCCCCGGGGCGATGACCACGGGGATGGTCAGCTGAGCTACCCGCTGCGTGAGGACATGCCGCGCGGCTCGCTGGACCTCTTGTCCCTGCGCGTCTGGCCGGAGCAGGGGGGCACGCGCTTCGAGGCCACCTTCGCGCGGCCCATCGTCGCGCCCTGGCGCCGCACGGTGGACGCGGCGGGCACCACGCTCGCGGACCAGGCGCGGCTGGGCTTCTACACCTTCAACCTGGACGTGTACGTGGACCAGGATCGGCGCGAGGGCTCGGGGAGCACGGACACGCTGCCGGGCCGCCAGTTGGTGCTCGCGCCGGACAGCGCGTGGGAGAAGGCGCTCATCCTCACGCCGCGCCCCTACGAGGCGCGCGACATGCTGCGCAAGCTGTGGCGCGAGGCGGCCCTCGTCGAGGCCCAACGCACCCAGGGCTCGCTGGGCGAGGCCGCGGTGAAGGCCGTGGAGGCCGAGGTGGAGCAGCGGCTGGACACGCGCGTCTTCTTCCCCACGCGGGTGCGGGTGGCGGGCGCCACCGTGTCCTTCGTGGTGCCCGAGGCCTTCCTGGGCGGACCGGCCCGGGCCTCGTGGGGCTACGCGGTGGCGGTGACGGGCGCCACGCTCAACCAGCGCGTGGCGCTGCCCGCGTTCCTCGGCGGCGTGACGACGCCCGCGGAGCGCGGCGTGGCGGTGATGGGGATTGCGCCGGGCGTGTCACAGGAGCGCTTCGGCGGGGGCCGCGTGGGCGGCGGCGCGCAGTCACCCGTGGTGGACCTGGTGGTTCCCGAGGGCGTGCGACAGGAAGACGTGCTCGGCCCCGCGCTGCCGCCCTGGCCCGCCGTGGTGCCGATTCCCGAGCGCTCAGAGCCTGAGAGTCCGCATGAAAAACCCTGA
- a CDS encoding sugar ABC transporter permease, which translates to MFSRREGFPHWPLHLFLVFFTLFALYPLLWVVSIAFSGKQSLAITTLPEDPTFADRVRAVIPWPETWSLSNFTAVMTEQPFGHWLFNSAVIALGTTVVGVFLACTAAYAFSRFKFKGQRAGMMAFLVSQMFPGTLMLIPLYIILVQVLGLGNSRLGLMIVYATTSIPFSVWMLKGYFDTIPRDLEEAALIEGATVGKIFWTIIMPLAKPAVAVTALFSFMTSWNEFILAATFMDQEAMYTAPVGLRFFVGGYSQQWGFFSAGAIIVSIPVVILFLFLQKYLVSGLTAGSVKG; encoded by the coding sequence ATGTTCTCGCGTCGCGAAGGCTTCCCCCACTGGCCGCTGCACCTCTTCCTGGTGTTCTTCACCCTGTTCGCGCTCTACCCGCTCTTGTGGGTGGTCTCCATCGCGTTCTCGGGCAAGCAGAGCCTGGCCATCACCACGCTGCCGGAGGACCCCACGTTCGCCGATCGGGTGCGCGCGGTGATTCCGTGGCCGGAGACGTGGTCCCTGTCCAACTTCACCGCGGTGATGACCGAGCAGCCCTTCGGTCACTGGCTGTTCAACAGCGCCGTCATCGCGCTGGGCACCACGGTGGTGGGCGTGTTCCTCGCCTGCACGGCGGCCTATGCGTTCAGCCGCTTCAAGTTCAAGGGCCAGCGCGCGGGCATGATGGCCTTCCTCGTGTCCCAGATGTTCCCGGGCACGCTGATGCTCATCCCGCTCTACATCATCCTCGTGCAGGTGCTGGGGCTGGGCAACTCGCGCCTGGGCCTGATGATCGTCTACGCCACCACGTCCATTCCCTTCAGCGTGTGGATGCTCAAGGGCTACTTCGACACCATCCCCCGGGACCTGGAGGAGGCGGCGCTCATCGAGGGCGCCACGGTGGGGAAGATCTTCTGGACCATCATCATGCCCCTGGCCAAGCCGGCGGTGGCGGTGACGGCGCTCTTCTCCTTCATGACGTCGTGGAACGAGTTCATCCTCGCCGCCACGTTCATGGACCAGGAGGCGATGTACACCGCGCCCGTGGGCCTGCGCTTCTTCGTGGGTGGCTACTCGCAGCAGTGGGGCTTCTTCTCCGCCGGCGCGATCATCGTCTCCATCCCCGTCGTCATCCTCTTCCTGTTCCTGCAGAAATATCTCGTCTCCGGCCTCACCGCCGGCAGCGTCAAGGGCTAG